Proteins encoded together in one Perognathus longimembris pacificus isolate PPM17 chromosome 8, ASM2315922v1, whole genome shotgun sequence window:
- the Nt5c1b gene encoding LOW QUALITY PROTEIN: cytosolic 5'-nucleotidase 1B (The sequence of the model RefSeq protein was modified relative to this genomic sequence to represent the inferred CDS: inserted 1 base in 1 codon) produces MRYSKDNLDADKRKESDKSGPDKSARLSTQMRRAVNPNHLLRCCPMRCHQSCRRCLCAVEGTSPCHTMRIYIHMCLLWEQGRQITMMRVSXTDLGGEIQATGGSQELSMPKKETGGSHERNQWSRPPRSPSKGPPTVDDPRSRNINIKHPTSSAATSRTSSASASQHETPPQHLSTQASPSQPRALTPQDSRPPTPPDPEPPSRRSTKMYDNHSSESWTHGAGREAREHRESREPREPREPREPREPREPRDYAHSCDSRDSHPLPAPPPQRDYPHPTAQPTEWKSYAQRRLLYPSVDVDRECLSELQQQQRRQLQREDEDDDEAYWASVRSQYEKTPSCSRPRPPKPKHAITIAVSSRALFNMVDDRRIYEEEGLEKYMEHQLTNENVVLTPGPAFRFVKALQHVNSRLRDLYPNEQDLFDIVLMTNNHAQVGVRLINSVNHYGLLIDRFCLTGGKSPIGYLKAYLTNLYLSADSEKVQEAIQEGIASATMFDVAKDVAYCDTQLRVAFDGDAVLFSDESEYIAKEHGLDKFFQHETMFENKPLAQGPLKGFLEDLGRLQKKFYAKDERLLCPIRTYLVTARSAASSGARVLKTLRRWGLEIDEALFLAGAPKGPILVKIRPHIFFDDQMFHIESAQKFGTISAHVPYGISQKYNN; encoded by the exons ATGCGATACTCAAAAGACAATCTAGATGCAGACAAAAGAAAGGAATCCGATAAATCGGGACCTGATAAATCAGCTCGACTGAGCACACAG ATGAGGCGTGCAGTCAATCCGAATCACTTGCTGAGATGTTGCCCCATGCGGTGTCACCAGTCGTGTAGACGCTGCCTTTGTGCAGTTGAGGGAACTAGCCCCTGCCACACTATGCGTATTTATATTCACATGTGCCTGTTGTGGGAGCAGGGCCGGCAGATCACCATGATGAGGGTGA AGACTGATTTGGGAGGGGAGATCCAGGCAACTGGG GGCTCCCAAGAATTATCAATGCCAAAGAAAGAGACTGGAGGGTCCCACGAGCGCAATCAATGGTCCCGACCACCACGGAGCCCATCCAAGGGGCCTCCAACAGTAGATGATCCCAGAAGCAGGAACATCAATATTAAG CACCCCACCAGCTCGGCCGCCACCTCCCGGACCTCGTCAGCCTCCGCCAGCCAGCACGAGACGCCTCCGCAACACCTGTCCACGCAAGCCTCGCCGTCGCAGCCGCGGGCGCTCACGCCGCAGGACTCCCGGCCCCCGACGCCCCCCGACCCGGAGCCGCCCTCCCGGAGGAGCACCAAGATGTACGACAACCACAGCTCCGAGTCCTGGACCCACGGCGCGGGGCGCGAGGCCCGCGAGCACCGCGAGTCCCGGGAGCCCCGcgagccccgggagccccgcgaGCCCCGCGAGCCCCGCGAGCCCCGCGACTACGCGCACAGCTGCGACTCCCGCGACTCCCACCCgctgcccgcgccgccgccgcagcgCGACTACCCGCACCCCACGGCCCAGCCCACCGAGTGGAAGTCCTACGCCCAGCGCCGCCTGCTCTACCCCTCCGTGGACGTCGACCGCGAGTGCCTGTCggagctgcagcagcagcagcgccgcCAGCTGCAGCGCGAGGACGAAGACGACGACGAGGCCTACTGGGCCTCCGTGAGGTCTCAGTATGAGAAGACCCCCAGCTGCTCGCGACCCCGGCCG CCCAAGCCCAAGCACGCCATCACCATCGCCGTGTCCTCCCGCGCGCTCTTCAACATGGTGGACGACAGGAGGATCTACGAGGAGGAAGGGCTGGAGAAGTACATGGAGCACCAGCTCACCAATGAGAACGTCGTTCTGACCCCAGGGCCCGCGTTTCGCTTCGTCAAG GCACTACAGCACGTCAACTCAAGACTCCGTGATCTGTATCCTAATGAACAGGACTTATTTGATATTGTGCTGATGACTAATAACCATGCCCAAGTGGGAGTGCGGCTTATAAACAGCGTCAATCACTACG GTTTGCTTATTGATCGCTTCTGTTTGACTGGTGGAAAAAGCCCCATTGGCTATTTGAAGGCATATCTTACCAACTTGTATCTTTCTGCAGATTCTGAAAAAGTACAAGAAGCAATACAAGAAG GTATTGCCTCTGCAACAATGTTTGACGTAGCCAAAGATGTGGCTTACTGCGATACGCAGCTCCGTGTGGCCTTTGATGGGGACGCTGTCCTTTTCTCTGATGAGTCCGAATACATTGCCAAGGAGCATGGACTGGACAAATTCTTTCAACACGAAACAATGTTTGAGAACAAGCCTCTTGCCCAG GGTCCTTTGAAAGGCTTTCTGGAAGATTTAGGCAGACTGCAGAAGAAGTTTTATGCCAAAGACGAACGGTTACTTTGTCCTATTAGGACCTACCTGGTTACAGCCAGAAGTGCAGCCAGTTCAGGCGCCCGTGTGCTGAAGACCCTTCGCCGCTGGGGTCTAGAAATAGATGAAGCCCTTTTCCTTGCTGGAGCTCCAAAAGGTCCCATTCTGGTGAAGATCCGGCCCCACATCTTCTTTGATGACCAGATGTTCCACATTGAATCAGCCCAGAAATTCGGCACCATCTCGGCTCATGTACCTTATGGCATTAGTCAAAAATACAATAATTAG